The Bradyrhizobium oligotrophicum S58 genome contains the following window.
TCTGGTGCTGGACGAGATCGTCAAGTCGATCGACCTGATCAACGACACCTTCGGGCCCGACGCGACAATCAGCATCAACGTCGCGGCGAAGCAGGCATCGAACCCGGATTTCATGCAGCCGTTCGCGCGGGCGATCGAGGCGACCGGATTCCCGAAGCGGTTCATGATCGAGGTCACCGAGGATGCGTTCGTGACCCGCAGCCACTTCCAGGACGAGATCGTGCCGCTGCTGCGAGCGATCGGCGTCGGCATCTCGATCGACGATTTCGGCATCGGCTATTCGTCACTGTCCGCGCTCGCCGACATCACCGCCGACGAGATCAAGATCGATCGCTCCTTCATTACCGACATTCATAAGCGGCCGCGCAGCCAGGGCATCCTGCGCGCGATCGAATCCTTGAGCGAAGCCCTCGGCATGACCGTGATCGCGGAGGGCATCGAGTCCTTCGAGGAGCTCGCCTATCTGCAGGCCGCGACCAAGATCCGCTATGCGCAGGGCTACTACTTTTCGCGCCCGATCTTCCTGGAGGAGCTGAAGCCCGCGACCCCGCTTGCAAGCGAAGCGCGCATGAGTCTCGCCAGTCGCGCTGTGCAGGAAAACCGCCAGGCTTACGCGCGCAGCAGCCGCTATCGGCGCTGACATTTGCTCAGAGCGCGGGTCCGCACAAAGTATGAGCGTTTCCCGACTGCCGCCGAAAGCGCCTTGACCCGGCCCGAGCCTGCACACTATCAGTTGCAGACAACAGCCGCCGGTAGCTGGGAGGAAGGCTCGTGCGAACGATACATATATTCAAAGGTATTATTTCATCTCTGACTGCAGCCCTGCTGGCCACCGCCGCCCAGGCCGACGATCTGAAAATCGCTCTCATCTACGGCAAGACCGGCCCGCTCGAGGCCTATGCCAAGCAGACCGAAGCGGGCCTTCGGCTCGGCTTCGAATATGCCACCAAGGGCACCAACATGATCGACGGTCGCAAGATCGTCATCATCACCAAGGACGACCAGGGCAAGCCCGATCTGTCGAAGGCCGCGCTCTCCGAGGCCTACCAGGATGACGGCGCCGACATCGCGATCGGCACGACCTCGTCGGCCGCTGCGCTCGCCGACCTGCCGGTCGCCGAGGAGAACAAGAAGATCCTGATCGTCGAGCCGGCGGTCGCCGACCAGATCACCGGCGAGAAGTGGAACCGCTACATCTTCCGCACCGGGCGCAATTCGTCGCAGGATGCGATCTCCAACGCGGTCGCGATCGGCAAGCCCGGCGTCACCGTCGCCACGCTGGCCCAGGACTACGCCTTCGGCCGCGACGGCGTCGCCGCCTTCAAGGAGGCGCTGGCCAAGACGGGTGCCACCTTGGGCGCCGAGGAATACGTGCCCACCAGCACCACCGACTTCACCGCCGTCGGCCAGCGCCTGTTCGACGCGCTGAAGGACAAGCCCGGCAAGAAGATCATCTGGGTGATCTGGGCCGGCGCCGGCGATCCGCTCACCAAGCTGCAGGACATGGATCCGAAGCGCTACGGCATTGAGCTGTCGACCGGCGGCAACATCCTGCCCGCGCTCGCCGCCTACAAGCGGCTGCCGGGCATGGAAGGCGCCACCTACTATTATTATGACATTCCCAAGAACCCCGTGAACGATTGGCTGGTGGCCGAGCACCAGAAGCGCTTCAACGCGCCGCCGGATTTCTTCACCGCTGGAGGCTTCTCCGCGGCGATGGCCGTCGTGACCGCCGTGACCAAGGCGAAATCGACCGACAGCGAGAAGCTGATCGCGGCGATGGAGGGCATGGAGTTCGACACGCCGAAGGGCAAGATGATCTTCCGCAAAGAGGATCACCAAGCGCTGCAAAGCATGTATCACTTCCGCGTCAAGGTCGATCCGAACCTCGCCTGGGCCGTCAACGAGCCGGTGCGCGAGATCAAGATCGACGAGATGGCGATCCCGATCCGCAACAAGCGCTGAGATGCTGAATTCCGTGCCCGGCCCTCGCGCCGGGCACGTCCACTTTGGAAGTCATACGGCTGGCGACATGGCCCTCACCCTCGAAACACGCGACCTTACCATCCGCTTCGGCGGCCATGTCGCGGTCAACTGCGTCAGCTGCAGCTTCCGGCCGGGCGAGCTGACCGCGATCGTCGGCCCCAACGGCGCCGGCAAGACCACCTATTTCAACCTGATCTCCGGCCAGTTGCGCGCGTCGTCCGGCTCCATCCTGTTCGACGGCCGTGACATCACCAGTCTCTCAGCGCCGCTGCGCACCCGCGCCGGCCTCGGCCGCGCCTTCCAGCTCACCAATCTGTTTCCCAATCTGAGCGTCGAAGAGAACGTGCGCTTGGCGGTCCAAGCGCAGAGTGGAGTGCATTACGATCTCCTGCGTCCCTGGATGGCCCGGCGTGATCTGATTGCGCGCGCCGATGCAATCCTCGATCAGGTCGCCCTCGGCAGCCGCCGCAATATCACTGCGACGACGCTGTCGCACGGCGACCAGCGCAAGCTCGAGGTCGCGCTGATGATGGCGCTGGAGCCGAAAGTCTTCATGTTCGACGAGCCGACCGCCGGCATGAGCATCGACGAGGTGCCGGTCGTGCTCGACCTGATCGGCAAGCTCAAGCAGGACAAGAGCCGGATCATCCTGCTCGTCGAGCACAAGATGGACGTCGTGCGCTCGCTCGCCGACCGCATCATCGTGCTGCATAATGGACAGCTGGTTGCCGACGGCAAGCCGGCCGAGGTCATCGCCTCGCCGATCGTGCAGGAAGCCTATCTCGGCGTCTCCACACGGAGCGCCGCATGAGCGCGCTGCTGAAGCTCACGGGCGTCGAGACCTATATCGGCCGCTATCACATCCTGCAGGGCGTCGATTTCGAGGTGCCGGAGGGGCAGACCACGATGCTGCTCGGGCGCAACGGCGCGGGCAAGACCACGACGCTGCGCACGATCATGGGGTTGTGGCAGGCCAAGAACGGAACCATCGCGCTCGCAGGCGAGCCGATCGAGAAGCTCGCGACGCCCGACATCGCGCAGCGCGGCGTCGGCTACGTGCCCGAAAGCATGGCGGTGTTCTCCGACCTCACGGTCAAGGAGAACCTGGTGCTGGCGGCGCGCAACGGCCCGCTCGACGA
Protein-coding sequences here:
- a CDS encoding substrate-binding domain-containing protein, translating into MRTIHIFKGIISSLTAALLATAAQADDLKIALIYGKTGPLEAYAKQTEAGLRLGFEYATKGTNMIDGRKIVIITKDDQGKPDLSKAALSEAYQDDGADIAIGTTSSAAALADLPVAEENKKILIVEPAVADQITGEKWNRYIFRTGRNSSQDAISNAVAIGKPGVTVATLAQDYAFGRDGVAAFKEALAKTGATLGAEEYVPTSTTDFTAVGQRLFDALKDKPGKKIIWVIWAGAGDPLTKLQDMDPKRYGIELSTGGNILPALAAYKRLPGMEGATYYYYDIPKNPVNDWLVAEHQKRFNAPPDFFTAGGFSAAMAVVTAVTKAKSTDSEKLIAAMEGMEFDTPKGKMIFRKEDHQALQSMYHFRVKVDPNLAWAVNEPVREIKIDEMAIPIRNKR
- a CDS encoding ABC transporter ATP-binding protein; its protein translation is MALTLETRDLTIRFGGHVAVNCVSCSFRPGELTAIVGPNGAGKTTYFNLISGQLRASSGSILFDGRDITSLSAPLRTRAGLGRAFQLTNLFPNLSVEENVRLAVQAQSGVHYDLLRPWMARRDLIARADAILDQVALGSRRNITATTLSHGDQRKLEVALMMALEPKVFMFDEPTAGMSIDEVPVVLDLIGKLKQDKSRIILLVEHKMDVVRSLADRIIVLHNGQLVADGKPAEVIASPIVQEAYLGVSTRSAA